ACCATTTTGGGATAGTTTTGTCCAGTCTGGCAAGCGATCGCTGCACAGCCTTGCAAACTACTTTTTCTTATAGAAAcccagcaaaaacacacaaaaacaaGGCAAAACATAGTGCTAAACAATTGTACAAGTAAACATAACCGACGAACGGTCTGTTGATGAAGGTATTGTGGGTGCACAATGATCAGCTGTGACAAAACGtacataaaaagaaagaaacacgaaTAGACACACTTTTGTTCCTCTCTGTTAGTTTCCTTTTCCTAGTATGAGCTTCAGTTGAGTCATGAGGTTAATTGAGTTCAGAAATGCTATTTTTATCCTAGCAGATTTGGCTAATTCATATTTTATGGATTTGAActtttaatttcatagtttgtacaTCATTGGTTTGTTGGTACACTGTACAATTTCTAAACTTTCATGTTTTATTTAAATGTTTAATGTCATCTTAAATGGCAGAATTTTCTTATAAAGCAGTTATTAAAATTTGTCTCATGGGACAAATAGTTCAGATGTTAAGTTGAATATGTGTTCTCCAGGTATTTGCTTAAAATGAAAAGATGTTATTTGAATAAGTAGGTAATCTAAATGGAAAACTCTTCATTCTTTTTGCCCACATGATGGCAACTATCACTTCATCTTCTTGATTTGCATGACAAATAGATGACTTTCAACATGTATAAATTGTGTTTGGGTTTCTCAACCTACTTGGATGAGTGTAAGCTTATCTTAACTTTTTTGTCCTTGCACCTCATTGGTTCTCAATAGTCTGCTTTGGTATAAAGTCACTGCTATCAACGTTCTTGTTTGCTACCAAAGTGTCATTCCATCAAGTAGTTTCTCTCTGGCAGTAAGATGGGGCATTAGGTACTTTGCCTGCATTGAATTGGTGAAGCATCTAATGATTCTCAATTTTGTTTGTCATTTTGCAGGACCTGATGATATGCCAGCACATATCAAGTCATCTATGTTTGGTTGTAGCCTCACGTatgtatttttcatttattttctatAAGAGTTCCATCAGTTTCCAAAATTACATGCCACTGAGACTAGTTAGTTTATACCCAGGATTCCTATTACGGATGGGCGTCTTAATATGGGGACTTGGCAGGtgagaaatttcaatttctaATACAATTGACATTATTTCTATTGTGAATTTGTAATTTATCCTAGAGATTCATGGTAGAAATGCTATTTTGTCATTGAACCAATAGCAGTAGTGGATGCATCATGGAAGATTCATTCTGTGTTATGGATTTACATGCAGAATGTGGACTTCTGCCCGAGTTTTGATCATCCTCTCTAATCTTTTCAATGATTGGGCAGTTAATTCCCTCCCATCACAACCATCCATACATCCCTCCATTGTTACATCTCATCCATCTAATGCAACCTTGAAATTTATCCAAGAGATTAATTGTAGAGCTACAGAAATGCTAACTTTGCTATTAAAACAAACCCTTGCTAGTAGATCCATAATAGAAGATACATTATGTTTTGTATATCTTTCATAGAGCTGCAGCTTATGAATGTACATGCAAGATTTGGGCTTCTGCTCGAGCTTTCATCATGCGACGTAAAAATCCTCTCTAGTTCTTCTGGAGAATTATGTGGGCCAGTTCTCCCCATGGCAGTCATCTATCGTCTCATGTACACATCGTCTGTTATGGATCCTGGCTTCATGCACTTGGTCACATCTCAAGAGGTAACTTAAATGGATAGCTGAGATGAGATGATGGGAAGAATGGTGGCTTATAGGAGAGAGAACTGACTCCTCAATTTCTACGTAATgaggatgcagcaatatactgtaCTAATGGGAAAATGCCATCTTGTGGggttgtcttttgacattcaaagTAAAGGTCAAGGGGATTGAATGAGAAAGAATTCTTGTTTTTATTATAAGATCAGGATTTGATCAAAAGAACAATCTTCCTCTTTGATCATAAAATGAAAAATGCTTAACGTGGTTGGAAACATCTGAAAATTTCTCAACATTAGTAGTTACGAGTCAAACGCTTATTTTTGTGGCTTCCTTTCTAATTAGTGCCTTTCTTGTCCTAACTCATCTTCTGTTGGTATCATCACAGGGGATATGGCTTTGTGAACATAGGGATCATGCAACTGCTCGCAAGGTTGTCATTACTCTCAATGGGATGTAAAGGTTCGAGGATCAACTAATATGTTGGAACTTTATTGTCCAGATGATGTTGCTTAAAAGACCCCCTTTACATTGCAATCATGTAATAAGCAGCAGCAAGATAGCCAATGCACTTGCAAGTTACATTATTTTCTCTACATGTACCTGACCAAGCGTTTGCAGTTATCATATTATTCATTATATTCTGTAAATTCAAGTTTGAGTGCAGTTGTTCATGCATTAGTAGCCCCCTATCTTAAGCTGTATTGTCGTTTATTAGCAGTTTCAGCTACACTCGACATCGTAAACTAAACTTTGATAGCCACACGGCCATGCAACCGAGGGAAAAAGTACATTTTTGGTCAAATAAGATCTGATGTCTCCACAAGAAAACATCATGTAACGTAATCGCTGCTGAGGGAATATTTACAGATCAATGGCTACGTAACATAGCAATCAAATAATTCGACTATTGATCATCTACAACATTAACGTAAAGAATGActgcactatatatatatatatatatatatatatatatatatatatatatatatatatatatatatatatatatatatatatatatatatataaacagaaGAATGAGTGCGATGCACGCGTAGGAGAGCAGTTGTTAGTGTTTAAGGTCGGGTCAAGAATCAAagcatcatgatcttgaattcgtcGAAGCTGAGCACGCCATCGCCATTGAGGTCAAAGGTTTGAATCATCCTGGCGCACTCGTCGACGGACCTCGACTCGCCGAGGCGTTTGAGCATTCGACGGAGGCTCGAGGGGGTGATGCACCCCTGCCCTTCCGTTGCATACATCCCGAAGGCATCCCTCAGgttcctccccttctccacctcccCCTCCGCCTCCACCAGCTTCACAAAATCCTCCACTCCCAGCAACCCATCGCCGTCGGAGTCGCTCGACTCCACCGCGGACCGGGCGTCCTCAGGTGATATCTCCTCCCCTGCGGCCCTCATGCATTTGTGCAGCTCGGCGGGGGAGATCTTTCCGTCGCCGTTCTCGTCCAAGTAGTTGAAGACTCGTTCCAGCTCAGGAGGCGGTCTGGCTCCTTCCGACAACGTCAGGGTGTGACGAGGTGGCTCATAGATTTCCGCTTCTGCTGCTGCGCCTTTGTCGTGCTGCTTATTGGGTGACAGCATGCACCAAAGTCTACAAAGGATTGGGCGATTCTTACTGCTGCTTTTGTTTGGATGTGCGAAGGTGGAAGAGATGGTCGAAGTAGCTGCTGCAGCGGCATCCTCCGTTGGATTGACGAGAATCAACTGTGACATCACTTGATAGGATTGCTTTACAAGTCGGAAGGGGAACTTATCTTTGATGATCTATCACTGTGGATGGTAGAGATGGGATAAGAAAGCTGTATCAACACTAGTAGCTGTTGGTTTTCGATCTCGTGGGATTGGCTGACATGCATCTCTACTTGGGATATCAGTGACTATAAATAGAGGGAGGGGGAAAAGTATTTTATTGTTGGTGTCGGCTGGTTGGGAAAGAGCGAGAGGCAGCTAGATCATTCACGGTGGGGGAAGCTTCTCGGAGAGGAGCAGTGGAGGAAGATGAAGACGATGACGGCAGACGGAGGTAGAGATATCATCGCAAGTACCTCATCGACTATTTCTAGAGAGATAAGACAAAACAACGCGTTGACTAATTGACACGGGAGGGACGTCGGGCGGCGGTGCGTCGCGTGAGAAGCGCGGCATAATATCTACACAAAATACACACAAAAAGGTCAGTCAAACCCACGCAACCGTCGAAACGGCCGTGGGAAGGTAAAAGTGAAGTAACGGCCGCCCACAGAGGGGAAGCGAGGAGGGCCCCACCTTCTTGCCCACAGAGGTAAGCATGTGCGTCAATTTGGTGGGAAAGACGCGTCCCCAATGAATATTATCCCATCACGAGTGGTTCCAGAGCCTGATTTGGATCTGCTGGGCCTTCTCTCACCAGACACCGCTGTCGACGTTCCTATCTGTTAActgaaataaaaaggaaatatgTCTTTAATACTCATAAATGTATacgagagaaaaaaaattatacaataCAACTACAACAAATAGTCCCATGAACGTGTGAAGTGACTTATTATAAGTTTGATCCATAATTTTGTAGCTTAGACTTCTGAGTTGCATTGGtgtataatcttatatatatttgtattcatTAATTATATTAGGACTTGAATTTCATCAGATATAGCAAATAAAATTTAATCTAaatgaataaaaattaattaaaaatattgaagCAAATGAACTTGATAACCAAGGTCAAGCTTCATTTTGAATGAAATGAATCATAATATACATAAGTGAATCATCTCATAGTATCCGAAAGATATGAATGAAGAATAACGACGAGACAATCAATTTGATACCTAAACGGGAAATATAGACAAAAGAGAGATGTACAAAAAGAATTCAACGACATATAATGGTTTTTACTCAtaactttttcatttaaaattttaagttgttttatgATGCCTCCTCTAACCATGCAAAAAGCCAAAGTGGTACAATGCCACAATCCTCATCTTATGTACCACTAATAAATTTCCTATGGAGAAAGACAGCGTTGGACCACTTTAACTTTGCTATAGGTTGGGGGTTACAatttatgatatcaaggcttaggTTATAATTTATTAGggaacaagaattattagatataaCAAGGAttgataaattttattttcagcgtCTACTCATTTATAACATTTTATTTAGAAGATAATTTGATTCATATACTTTGGATGTTGAATGTTATTTTGAATATCAGTTAGTCTGAAAGTGATTATTACACATATTTATGTTTGATATTTATTATTGATGTCTACGGAAATCTTCTTGATTTGATTCAATTGCAAAGCAAGGAATAATTtcaatattatgtttggaatgaaGTATTTAACTATCTAAAAAGGAGTGAATTAGTGTTTGTGTATATtttaaaactttaatattttaatctaacTAAAGACATAGGTATATGAAATTTAGTTTAAATAAGTAAATAGGCATaagtaagaaagaaaaataaattagctCGGTTGTCcttatcatccactctcaatccTTCTTTTCTATTACTTGAACAAGAAATGATTTCTCACACGATGAACTTCAAACTTAAGCTCaaaaatcttttaaaataatTAACTCACAAACCTAGTGAGTTATTTATAGAGAGCCCAAGCACCCCCAAATCATCAAGTGAATCAAGAAAAAGTATCCTAGTAGAGGGATACTAGTGGTACTACTATCGAATTGTTGAA
The window above is part of the Musa acuminata AAA Group cultivar baxijiao chromosome BXJ1-1, Cavendish_Baxijiao_AAA, whole genome shotgun sequence genome. Proteins encoded here:
- the LOC104000185 gene encoding probable calcium-binding protein CML31; translated protein: MSQLILVNPTEDAAAAATSTISSTFAHPNKSSSKNRPILCRLWCMLSPNKQHDKGAAAEAEIYEPPRHTLTLSEGARPPPELERVFNYLDENGDGKISPAELHKCMRAAGEEISPEDARSAVESSDSDGDGLLGVEDFVKLVEAEGEVEKGRNLRDAFGMYATEGQGCITPSSLRRMLKRLGESRSVDECARMIQTFDLNGDGVLSFDEFKIMML